A window from Desulfovermiculus halophilus DSM 18834 encodes these proteins:
- a CDS encoding energy-coupling factor ABC transporter ATP-binding protein, with protein MIEISHLHFAYSGFQVLADITARIPRGACIAVLGANGSGKSTLLMLLTGLLTPSSGTIRVGEVHSPARARSLRREVGLLLQDADLQILGATVREDLELSAGSDEQQLRTAVDLAQRLDLADKWDTPVHHLSGGQKRKVCLAGMLLRHPRVLLYDEPFSGLDYPAILELRRLLQANAEQGMTQVVAAHDVEPLIGVATGCLVLSRGRLAYSGSLAGIMDDLAGYSVRPPCSWLLERRLAGWE; from the coding sequence ATGATCGAGATATCCCACCTGCATTTTGCATACAGCGGCTTCCAGGTGCTGGCGGATATCACCGCCCGGATACCCCGCGGGGCATGCATTGCCGTTCTGGGGGCCAACGGCAGCGGAAAGTCCACCCTGCTCATGCTCCTGACCGGTCTGCTGACCCCGAGCAGTGGCACAATCCGGGTTGGAGAGGTGCACAGCCCCGCGCGGGCCAGGTCCCTGCGCCGGGAGGTCGGTCTCCTCCTGCAGGATGCAGACCTGCAGATCCTGGGGGCCACGGTTCGGGAGGACCTGGAACTCAGCGCCGGATCAGACGAGCAGCAGCTCCGCACAGCCGTGGACCTGGCCCAACGGCTGGACCTGGCGGACAAATGGGACACCCCGGTCCATCATCTCTCCGGGGGGCAAAAGCGCAAGGTCTGTCTGGCCGGCATGCTTTTGCGTCATCCCCGGGTCCTGCTCTATGACGAACCGTTCAGCGGGCTTGATTATCCAGCCATCCTGGAGCTGCGCAGGCTGTTGCAGGCCAACGCCGAGCAGGGGATGACCCAGGTGGTGGCTGCCCACGACGTGGAACCCTTGATCGGGGTAGCCACCGGCTGCCTGGTCCTGAGCCGGGGCCGGTTGGCCTACAGCGGGTCGCTGGCCGGGATCATGGACGATCTGGCCGGATACAGTGTCCGGCCGCCGTGTTCCTGGCTCCTGGAAAGGAGGCTGGCCGGATGGGAGTAG
- a CDS encoding biotin transporter BioY — protein sequence MNTWSDGEGTEGAWESSLIRTHVLVWISLFAALMAVGSYLHFPLGPVPVSLQVLFVLMAGFVLGPKGGISAVGLYILAGGVGLPVFYGGHGGLGHLLGPTGGYILGFVPAVLITGWGGRRTKGGGPLPWLSGVCTAVLAYAAIYALGLFWLRQALDIGWTKAAGLGMLPFLFSDGLQVAICVSAVRYLQRYRLVPEP from the coding sequence ATGAATACATGGTCGGATGGTGAAGGTACTGAAGGGGCCTGGGAATCGAGCCTGATCCGGACCCATGTCCTGGTCTGGATATCCCTGTTTGCCGCCCTGATGGCTGTGGGCAGCTATCTGCATTTTCCCTTGGGGCCGGTCCCGGTCAGTCTGCAGGTTCTTTTCGTGCTTATGGCCGGATTCGTCCTTGGCCCCAAGGGCGGGATCTCGGCCGTGGGCCTGTATATCCTGGCCGGAGGGGTCGGGCTTCCGGTCTTTTATGGAGGGCACGGGGGGCTGGGGCATCTTCTGGGCCCCACCGGGGGGTATATCCTAGGCTTTGTCCCGGCCGTGCTGATCACCGGCTGGGGGGGCAGACGGACGAAAGGAGGGGGGCCGCTCCCCTGGCTGAGCGGAGTCTGCACCGCGGTTTTGGCCTATGCCGCGATCTATGCCCTGGGGCTCTTCTGGCTCCGGCAGGCCCTGGATATCGGTTGGACCAAGGCGGCGGGACTGGGCATGCTGCCCTTTCTCTTCTCCGACGGCCTGCAGGTGGCCATATGCGTCAGCGCGGTCCGCTACCTGCAGAGGTACAGGCTGGTTCCTGAGCCATGA